CAATGCAAGTTCAAAACGGCCCTTCTAATTCATGCTGAAAAAGTTCTGTACAGTCCTACAGTGTTATCCAGACAACTCCACCATACAGCACAGTCACATTCTAGACCAGAGCATATGTTATGCACAAGAATGTGGTCTCAGACCCCCCTAGACTTTGGTTGTACAATGAAGGAGCAACTGTACACTTATAAGCTCATCCTTCTGTTCTCTGCTCctctaaacaaaaataacaacaatgtaaaaagtaTGTGATTGGCTCAACATAaacacctaaaagttttttttaaaaagcctcttttattatttttttcatttatgaaatcaAAGGGCAACTCTGAATGTAAATGTGTTGTATAAATAACGGGCACTGTATAGGCCTAAATGCATGCCAGATAGTCAGATGGCCAAAAGCCCTGGTGAGGAAAAGTAGAATTAGCAAAACCTAAACCTAATGCTGCCCTGCAAGATATCACATACCCAGATTTTGGTATTTGAGTAACACTGACAGAATCTGGGCAGCATTTTCTTTGAGAAAGACAAGTATTTAGCTTTTCTACTACTATTTATTTACCAAGCATAGTAGCATTGTAGCATCTAGCACAAAGcattatgtaaatactttagtatttcaaaattatttggcAGCCATATTTTGTGGAAACTTTCACATCTGTTTTGCAATTCTTAAATTCCTAATGGaccaatttgttttttactttttactttatttgaataTATGTGGGGTGATGCATCCTTTTTAGTTGAAAATCACTATCACCCTTAGCCAGCACAGACATTTTAGGACTCCttgttaaatatttcatttttttacgtAAGATAACAACAAGTCCAATTATAAAATGTGAATTCTTACTTTCTTTTTGGTCTTCCTTTAATAAGCCAATCAACAAATTCTTTGGCTGCCTTCTCCTCCAAATAGCTGGTCATATCACTAGTGAAAGTTCCTTCTGCGTGTCTTGATAATCTCCTAGACAATAAACAAGCCCTTTAAATTTGGGATGCTTCCAATTATTCATTACAATAATACAGGTTTTTGTCACAATAGGTATGGGAAAATGTCCAATGAGAATATCTGTTTCAGTTATTTCTGTGTAAgtagaacatttttctatttcgCTTTTGGATCTCCAGGACATGAcatgaagggaaatcttccctATGGGACCCAGagagtaaaaaataaactgagaGGGTTTTTACACTTTCCTATTTTATCCAAACTCATGTAAAAACAGTTTGGACTCTCAATGCGCTTTAGTACAGGATACTGAATGGTGAAATGTTGCCTttcacattaatatttttattattattaataataataatattattaataaggaaTTACACAGCCAAATGTATATACATTGACATGCAATATAAAActatgaatatacagtatatatttgttGCAGTTATGTCTTACGGTGGCTACATTCCCTGAACTGTGTATACAGAGGAGAATTTTAGCCACCCTTGGACAGAGGCAATTGAATAATAACTCCAGCCTTCACTTTTTAGGCAGGTAAATCAACATGTGTTGgataaaggtttaaaaagaaaatatggaatCATTAAATGAATACAAACTGGCCATTAAAATGGCTAATTTGAATGAAAAGCTTGGCCTGTTAAAGGAAGTGGAAAAATAGCAGACAAACTAGCAGAATCAAAAAGGTAATACAACAATGTTACAGAGGTGacacaaaagaataaaaactgctCCTCACCAACTGAATAATATACGTTTGGCTTTTTTGTCTTTAGTTCaagtttaaatgcaaatacaaacCTCTTAAAAATCCAGTTTTATCtgtgttaaattattttgtttgttactgGTTTATCTTCTCTTTCAGTATCTTAAAGTTTGAGTTTGCCATATGAAAAGAAATGCTATGTCAATGCCAAAATTGGTAAGAATTACAGGACCCTCTCCCCAAAAGGGGCCAATATTGTTTATTCATAGATATAAGTATAGTGTAGCCAAAAGTCTGATAATGAAATagattacatgcatttttaaacagaaaatgtttaatttaggaaaataacTCTCTGGTGTCCTTACTGTTTCTTTGGTTTTCCTTTTATCAACCAGTCAATGAATTCTTTGGCTGCTTTTTCTTCCAAGAATTGAGTAACATCATTGGTATATGTGCCTTCTGCGTGCCTCTCGAACTGAACATTGCGCTTTGATATTCctctacaaaaaaaagataacaatttaattaaacacatttattgattAGCTTTTacatctagaacagtgtttcccaatGTGTGGGTCATGTACTACTGGTAAAACCATGTCAATCTATAGGTGGCCCTCAACAGGGGACATTTTTTAAGGTATATGTTTACTGTCATGATAGCTGCCAATGTTGATTGAAACCGTAGACTGGATGTGTTTGTGATTCGTCTAAGTTTGCTTGGACAATGGCGATCCGGTGGATATGTGCTGGCCATCGTTAGATAgaaattattgcattttgtttgaaGTGTAAATGAATTAGGATTACAACtaagacaataggcctgattattaaagctctctgagactggagaagatagaccatcatgggagaacttgggtgatccagcaaactgaacGTTTAAGAAACCCATTTAAGGTTtgaggatcacccaggttcttccatgtcTTTCCATGTCgtttttctctagtcttggagaattttaataaatcagacccaatttttATACTGTTGCAGTGTTTTGGGAGATTTGGGGGGAAGATAGGTAGAATTTATatactgcaaatgttttaatAGCACACAACTGACCAAAGgcttgaaaaacactggtctagcaTAATCAACGATCAAAACATACACAACATAGGCCGCATTAAATCTAAGAACTATTgcagacaaaaacaaaaggtgtgaCAATTAGACAAATACAGTTTACATGTTGTGTTGGCTCCCTAATGCAATATCTTTCTGCTACATTTTTACACCTTCTTTCGTCTATAATTTCGGATGTACAGAAATTGATGAATAAAATGGCAAAGAAGGCaataggtatatatttttaaccTGCAACATTAAGATGCTAATGTTTAGTATAGACCAACATTTAGATTTAGTTTCAGAGATAGTTAAAACCACTGAGTAGACTTTCATCACTTCTTCGTAGGATATCATAGGAAAAGAGAAGATATCTCTGTAAAAGTGACGATAGTTACCCTTTTGGACAGTTGTCACCACATAGGTTGTCACTATTAGAAAATTTCACCTCACCTATTGTTATGGTGTTCACTGTAAAGCAAAACTGACATTACTTTCTGTCACAAAGACAAACAGAAGGGTGAATCTTCTCTTTGGAAGGGTGAAAACGTTTGTCATGTTATTCTTGATGGATAGATGCACCCGTCTGCtggttctggtgaccattgtcactggtaatttgctattttgtgAGTTGTGACTGTGATTAAAGGGAAGACGAAAGTTTCTATTTGGTAAAATGAGACTTTCTCTCACTTTCCCTTTGGGACGCAGGTATATTAGAACAGAGATATATTACTCTATccctaaataatatttaaatttagatatgtgtttgcatatttaaaaagctCTGTGTACAAATGATAAAATTAACAAACTGTGAGGAAATTCTGTAAAAGTACAACTACTGCATTGGGTCCAAAAGAGTTGGCCTACTCGGCACAAGTGTATACAATTTGTTTAGCCACAGTATATTAAAGTGTTCTAATCCTCCTGTAATCactatatattacacatattgcACACACAGTATACACTCAGGTTTAAGGAGAAAAAGGTGAATTGATCAAACCACAAAACCAAGGTTCATGCTGGACAGCGACAATAAGCTTCAATAGACACATTTAAAGAACTGACATAGGGTGATAACAACAGACAAGTTGGACGTAAAGGCACAGAATTGGACGGGACCTCTATTTTATCATCAGAAACAGAATATGTTCTGTTGCCTCCATATTTCTTACCCGCTTCTTTTTGAGTTCATTAACCACTGGACAAAGTCTTGAGCCCGCCTGGAGTCTAGGTACTTGCTGTAATCACTAGTAAATGTGCCTTGTGAATGACGTTTAACTTCATTGTGGTGATCTGAATCATCTAGTGCTTCAGTCCTTGCAGCTTTGACTGATCTGCGTATACAATTTTTTGATTGATGATATAGATATCTATCAAGAGCCTGGGGGGTATTATTCTGAACTCCACACTTCTATAGCTAGCTTACTTGACCAAACACTGAATGGTTCTACTatgtttatgacttttttgattttttccaGAAGGAACCCTAATTCCAGTGGCAGGTTGCCACTTACTTTGGAGATATATCCTTTCACTTCTTGTCTTATATCTAGGACAGGCAGTGAAGGAAAACCTACCAAATGGAACACAGACAGGAGCTAACTATAGAGGGATTTTAATTCTTCCCTATGCTATGCCACAATACACACATTTGGCTAGTAATAAATAATGTGTTGTATGCCATATAACCTGTAAATCTTTCCCTTGGGTtctatatactaatataaattatttgttgcaCAAACTGTGTATTATTtcagcagtttttctttttagaagtCATTTGACTAGCTTTAACATATTGAAATGATTCTATCGTCACACACAAGTAGTGCATTGTAATTCTCAGAAACACTGTGTGGATGCAAAGAACATGTGGTTTATATAACCTTCCATGTTACAGGCACTTAAAATAATACGCCACAAGAAATCCTCCTCCTACCCCCCTTCGAAAACCTTACATGGTCTTTTGCATTTAGAACATTTTCTCCTTGAGTTAAAAGTGGCCATAAGAGATAAAATTACTTCTTGGGAAAAACTGTAAACACAATAAAGCTTGTCTTTATATGAGAATGTTCCTGCTTGGGAACAAAAACTGTAGTTTAGCTAAAAcaaggctttgtacacattttaatgtttctaaaaTGGAATAGTAAATGTTGTCTGCACTCCCTGTTATAAGGACACAAAATTAGTGAGTTAAAAAGAAGGGTTAAATGATTGGGGTAATACCAGGAATAATAATTATTCTTAATGTCAATATAATTGaatgcatatattttaataattttctttatttaataaagaggtAAATAGACTTGTAAGTCAACGGGCTAAAGATATCCCAGGCAAAATAGTCATTTTAATTATGGTCAAATGTGGTAGGTTTAGTTGCCAACTGGCATTTGTTATGTTTTCTAtcaatttttgattaaaaaataactaaaaaaataaaataaaattgcacagTCCTAAAAGATTCCCAATAATCTACCACCCACAATTCCAATCATTTCAACTGGCCACTCAACATTAGGATGGAACTTTTATGCCTTTTAATTACCAATGGTTTAACGTTAGCCATCAAATAATGAAGTCTCTCCTAATCcaagtatttaatatatttgatgGTATGAAGAATGAGCACTGAGACTTTTCTTGTGGGAACTTTTACTGTTGGAATCCTCAGTGGATATAAGAAACCAGTGATTCAGCTCCCCACAGTttatccataaataaaatatacatttggggTGGATTGACTAACCCTTTAGGTCTTTAACTTTTTTAGTATATCGCTATCagtgatataaatgatataaaacatCAGCACCTTACGATATACATAGAAACCCTACATTCATCTAGTTTTAGGAAATTATACAGTCCAACCAGCAAAGGACAGGATGGCTATTCAAAAGCTCAAAGATCACTAGCtgcctataaaaatataaaagaaaatacattttgaagtttttattcATACCTGGATTTGTCCTCTGTTTCTTGAATAGGACTTTGGAAACTTCCTTGCAATAGCATAAAAAGAAGCCCCACCATATAGTAAATGCTTTTCATGGTTTCTCTGCAACAGATTAAACAATGTTTAAAGTTACCATTGGTATAGCCAATAATACATTATGGtgacaacaataaaacataagaaaaaacacagaaaaaagtcatataaataaaaaaacattgtgttgTTGGGGGTATTGAATGTTACTGATTtgaaacatacaaaatgttttttttttttaactttcttatgcatgtaaaaaaatttgaCTATTCAGACTAGAGGGTAGTGCAATATAGAAATATCAGTATTAGAGTTCAAGACTAGAAATGTCACACCTTTATTCTTCAACAATTTTTAGTGCCATTGagtatgtttaatattttgccATCCACCCAGAAAATGAATAGCCAAACACAGCCAAACTACATCTAGGCTACAGATAAAAAGTTGAGCCAACTAAGACTGAAAGTGAAACAATTCActttattttggtaataaattgtgattttcatgtttttttataatgtattttatttgtttattatccaCAATAATTCCTATTTAATAGATGGCTGTGTAAGTAGCCCTTGTAGCAAttattaaagaattaaaaaaatcttgaTGGAACAgaagttttcagtatttttaacattttgaaactgatgttaaaaaataatactgaCTTAAAAGCAAGCTACAGGAATACATTGATATAAATATCTAgcatatttctgtatataaatatctAGCATATTTTGggtgaaacaaaaatgttatagaaataaaacctcaatttaaaaaaaaaataaaatgactaaaatgtttaataaactaaACATACATGTAACACAATCATAGAATAGAAACATTACagtaaaagatatttattttaaaaaattgagataaaaaatgaagtataaaacagagtaaaataacaaataaaataatattaaaaataataaagctttcaTATAAACCTTCAAAAAACATAGCCAGTTATGTACTGCAGTCCAGGGAACAATACTGACCGTGGAGTGGACTTCTGAAAATGGACAAGATGAATCCGTCTGAAGACACTTTCCACTCTTTCCTGATGATTTCAACTGCTTATGCCACAAAGCATTTTATACTCTTTTCAGCTTCATTGAACACAGTGAGGATGCATTGTGCACATTATTTCTGACACAGATGATCATGTGATTGCTGATGCTTTAAATGTTAAGATACAACTGACTTCTCTTTGTGTAATTTACACATTAGAGACGGCTGGCAAATCATCGTGAAACAATTGCACATGTACAAGTGCTTCCTTTTCAGGTGTAATGGAAGTGCAGGTATAACGCTATGTCAGATGGCAGAGAACGTGAACTCTTCTTCATACAATCAACCAATTCACAATAGAAAGTTTATtaaggatttttttacatttttagtatactggaacttttattatttttcttttatcgtTAAATAAATGTAGCCAAATCGCTTAAATCTCTTTAActttttagatttaatttttaaaataatgtaatattttaacatCTATTATAATAATACCCAACATTTTTAGACCTGGGGTTAAAAATCTGTGActtcagcaatgttttattcCTGACAAAAAAAGGCATTTCCTTCCATTATACATTATAGGGTTACCTTCATACTAGTTCATACTGCCAAGTTAAAAGGCTGCATTCCcctatatattagatttttaggCAGTCTGAATACAAACTCAAGCAAGAATGTATTGTGAATAGTATATGaatcagcaaaacaaataaaatctgtaactttatgtttcaaaaacaaattagcCCTTTAAGCTAAACCTGAAGGATCTGGTCTGAATTAAATAGTTAGGATTGGCCAAGTGTCCTAACATGCTTAGAGCTGACCATAATAACCAATATTAACTCTTTTGGAACATGTTTAGATCATAAATATGAGTTatgacaacaaaaatattaacttGTCTAGACCTGGACTAGCAGAATTTTACAATGCACTCCTAATCTACTAATGTGGCCCATGTACCAGACAAACATTAGCATCTTCGTTAATATCTGGAAATATATAGAATTGGTCATGTGGGAAACCTAGTTGGTTAATGACTACATAATCTATTGCATGATCATGTCTAATATTCACTAATATATGGAGTCCTAAGCTCATTTTCTGACTTTTGAAAACTAATTCAATCCCTGTTGACCATAAGCAAAATGCTAAAACTGTGTGCAACTCCGGGCCCTCAAGGATTTAGGGTTAACTATGGAAATCTCCTAATATACTGGCTCCTAGGTACCAATTAAGTTGTCTAAGGTAATACTTTTTTGAAACGGCAATGTAATCTAGGTACATAATAGAGTATTGTATAGAGTAGAGGGCAAATTATATATAATCCTTATATGATGCGTTTGGATGGCCAACCCCTGGAGTCACTATCAAGAGACAGGGTAAAAATGTTTGTGATAGCTTTATGCCACTAGTAGATAAGTGAGTGGTAAAGTATTATGCTTGAAATTTAATCTTAAAGAGTATTTATGGATAaattaagggcaggttcagaccagACTGGAGATTAGGAATCCTGCATGGCttctggtggctggcaccttgccagttgcTTGGTCACTTGCACCCCAGCACTGGTCTGCACATAGATGCCTATAAATGACAGCTGGAAGTAGTGAGCTGTACTATACTGCTTACGTGTACCTCTATTCAATCTATATGGGGCTGTCATGGGGAGAAGCTACTTGCCTCACTGGCACGAGGAAGCCATAACCAAACCACAAACTCATGACCTGAAAAAATACCAGAGGTTGTACCTGCTTACACATCAATGGTTTCAGAATGGTGTCAGAAACACAGAGGCCTAGGCCACACCATCatgcaaatattattacatttttagtaaatttactgaaaaattgAATACTGAATACATGCATTGTGGATGTACATGTggacttaataaaaaataatctgtgtgcttgtgaacatcttgtgtcctccttcccatacTTATTTGGGTTGCAGTGACCTGATAAGAGGAAGATTATAGTTGTTGATGCAACGACAGGTCATGAGAAGTAGAGCAGCTGgggataaaatataatattatttagttcatttttttgaCAAGTATAGCATAACAAATATGTTTAACTAAAACGAGCTAataatggtcatgtaacaatctGAGTGGTTGAGATCAGTAAATATTTGTTAACgacagatatcatagaattgagtgctgacgctgatATTTTCTGGATATGTATAAAAATTATCAGCCTTTCCCACTGCCTGACTCTTGCCAGTTGGGGGATATGAAAACAGTCACTCTCTGGGGTAAACCAAGTCTtgtgattttggagatgttgctgttttatattattgtatgcaTCCAATATAGATCCAATATAGATAACTAGTAACTTTGATTGAGCAGTGTTTTGTGTCCTTCTCTAAACTTCTAGCTTTAAAGGTACTATTGCAATATAGATCAGGCTGCACAATGgatacctaaataaatattggaGGTAAGCAGAAGGTTTCATTTACCCATTCGAGTGAAGAACTCAAATTGGATAAATCGGTAAAGGGGgttgtaataataaaagcaagtaaTTTATTACCaattagtataaaaaataattaatataatattttacctaTTCCTTCAGGTCTTTCTGTCACTGATTGGATATTTGAGTTGCCAATCTCTAACTGATGGCAATGCTATGAAACTTCCCCACTTTCCACCATGATGAGAGGGCAATGCCTTGTTCCAGCCATAGAAGTGATGTGTGAACTGTTATGTGTTTTTCTGCTCTgccatgtccttttttttgctgtgtcccCTGCTAGTGATCCTATTGCTATTTTGTTAGTTATATCAAGTGGGATAGCGACCTTGGCCATTTTTCATAATGGGTATTTTATTGCTATGAACATTCCTGGTCAACTTATATAAATCATTTGTGTCAGTCAAAAACAAGAgcttattttgataaaaaaaatccagtctTGGGATGTATGCAATagccctgacttattaaagttctctaaggctggagaggatacactttcatcaatgaacctgggtgacccagcaaaactggaatggatttcttaaaagtcatttgctatttgttgcaaatgtattcaatcctagaccggatccattgcaggtttgctggatcacccaggttcaccgataaaagtgtatcttctgcagcattggagagcttGATTAAATCAGTGCCATTGTTTCTAAAagtgtgttataaaaaaatattatattatagttttaataaaatggCGTTGAACATTAGTTAAGTACAATATTCTTTATATTCTACATTCTGAATTATCtgctttttcattaaattttctTTGACAACTTTAACAGCGTTGTTAAAATGACAGCTGTTGCTTTCTGGAAACTGCAGTGCTGCAACGTCATAGGTTTAATTTGACAAAGTAAAATCTATTTACAGCTTCTGTACGAAGTGATCAGGAGAAATGTCTCTTTaacatatttagaaaatgtatatttgtacatttccCTCAATGACTGCTTTGCTCTTCTTAGGCTTTTATGGTAACAAAAAGAATGAATGACATATAGTCTAGGACATCTAAGTTGAGTGTTTGCACTGCGCCAGTATAAAAGTGACTTCAAGTTCAAGTAATTATGTAGTCAACATGGAACAAGATTGGTCAATTGTTCTTTCCTGGGCCAGCTATGTTGTACCCCTTTTCTACCATTCTACTTCTTCCCTAGCCAACTAGCAAGCCTTTATTTGGAATTTTCTCCTAATTTATGcaattttaccacatttttttataagGCAACCAAGCAACTTATCGCCAGCACTATAGATCATTTTACAATGTTGTTAAAAACTGGCAGAATTTGGGCATGCTGTATGTAATTAGTCTGCTATACTTTCTGGTGTGTCAGACCTAGTTCAGTTAGCGAACTTGTTGAGCAGAGGGATATCTGGGGGTGGATAATAATGCTTTTTTGAGACAAATTAACTGAGCTTGTGATGTTGATATGACTTGCACCATGTGTTCCATGTGTTATGTGATCTTGGTTGGTAGCAATACCTTGGACATGTTCACAACATCAGGAGTGCACCATTTCTCAATCTTGTTAACGtggaggaaaccttgaaataactttcaggtcttcagacaatccctttatccacagctcacagtacattggtctgtaggaagaatgcctcatatgttgctggccattaggaaagATGTCAATCTTAGAGATAGCCCAAAAagtcattggtatcagtggtaactaacctgagaggtgcaaagtgctcatggctcaagaaattcctagcaacctttggaagaaccccTGGATTCCATGGGACCCTGGTTGATTAACAGCACTGAAATCACTTTGTGTGATGATGGTCATATTCACTGGTGGATATGTCTTGTTTATGGATAGAACTAGCAGAGCAGTtctggttaaaatatttttatggtgtaTTATGTAGCATCTTTGTGCATGCAGCCTGCATGTTGGAGGACATCACCTTGAAAAATTAAAAGAGATCCTATTTGATAAATTTGTCTGGGGTAAAACGTAAGTTTGTAGGTGTACATCATCTAGAGCCAGAATACTAGCACCAAAGcaaatcattagaaaaaaattattttcactgtCATCTTCATCCACATTCTTAATAAatgctaaaatttatttttggctAAATTCTATTAATGATTTCATTCATTTTAACCTAATTTGGCTCATTGTTTTTTGTTCAACTGTAAAATGACTTAATGATCATTATAGTCTTGGTTGATACTAAAATGATAGGGACAATGGTAGGAATGTAACAGTTACATGATCGGAATACACACTTGTCATCAATCCTTGCCGGTGTTTTTGACAAGTAACCTGGGGAATTGTTACTGAGATTAAGATGAGCACTGACAGAATCCGAGATGTAGGTTGTGAGTTTGTATCAAATGAACTGAACTAAGATGCTTCTGATGACGCACATTGCAAACAGTGTATTCAAACACTGAGGGTGTTGTTATCCATGCCAGTGGCACTATGAAGGGTTGATGACATATAAGTAAACATAATGAGCCATGCATTGATTATAGGATTTTACAATATAATCCAATATGAGAGCCTGTGTATTTAGAAACCAGAGGCAAATTAAAGGGCTCTACAGGTAAATGTATCTTATATTCTTGGTGAGTTGATTAGTAAAAAGTGAATATTGTGCCTAAATGAAAATTTGGCATATCCACTCATACGTTCTCTTTCATTGCTCCTGTGAGAATAAAAATGTGGTAGCTGCCATTGCAGGCTGGGTTGGAAAGAAACTATCATTCTGCCCTAGGAAAAATAGATGGAAGGTTATAGTTGTGACTTCACTTGTGTTGTGGTTGTACTAAGTCATTGCTTCAGGAATCCAGAATTGGAGCCTTCATTGAAGTAAGCATTGGCTTTTTTATCCTTATagtttcatagatttttttttttgtttcccttgcACAACACATAGCAAATTCTCACCACTCTCGCATTGACTGTGCTATTGCTTGGATTCCTAATACCTTGCTGTAACCTGTGATTTGATCCATTGGTTCCTATGTCACTACTCTGTACATTAGTGGGCATCCCATATGCTTCTTAGAACCAGATTCTGATGCCTTCAAAAGGGGGATTATAAAACAATGGGTTCCTCTCT
The Pyxicephalus adspersus chromosome 7, UCB_Pads_2.0, whole genome shotgun sequence genome window above contains:
- the GCG gene encoding pro-glucagon isoform X4 produces the protein MKSIYYMVGLLFMLLQGSFQSPIQETEDKSRGISKRNVQFERHAEGTYTNDVTQFLEEKAAKEFIDWLIKGKPKKQRLSRHAEGTFTSDMTSYLEEKAAKEFVDWLIKGRPKRNFSDMSAEEMDRRHADGSFTSDFNKALDIKAAQEFLDWIINTPVKERDLLDEQ
- the GCG gene encoding pro-glucagon isoform X1, which translates into the protein MKSIYYMVGLLFMLLQGSFQSPIQETEDKSRSVKAARTEALDDSDHHNEVKRHSQGTFTSDYSKYLDSRRAQDFVQWLMNSKRSGGISKRNVQFERHAEGTYTNDVTQFLEEKAAKEFIDWLIKGKPKKQRLSRHAEGTFTSDMTSYLEEKAAKEFVDWLIKGRPKRNFSDMSAEEMDRRHADGSFTSDFNKALDIKAAQEFLDWIINTPVKERDLLDEQ
- the GCG gene encoding pro-glucagon isoform X3 — its product is MKSIYYMVGLLFMLLQGSFQSPIQETEDKSRSVKAARTEALDDSDHHNEVKRHSQGTFTSDYSKYLDSRRAQDFVQWLMNSKRSGGISKRNVQFERHAEGTYTNDVTQFLEEKAAKEFIDWLIKGKPKKHFSDMSAEEMDRRHADGSFTSDFNKALDIKAAQEFLDWIINTPVKER
- the GCG gene encoding pro-glucagon isoform X2 — protein: MKSIYYMVGLLFMLLQGSFQSPIQETEDKSRSVKAARTEALDDSDHHNEVKRHSQGTFTSDYSKYLDSRRAQDFVQWLMNSKRSGGISKRNVQFERHAEGTYTNDVTQFLEEKAAKEFIDWLIKGKPKKHFSDMSAEEMDRRHADGSFTSDFNKALDIKAAQEFLDWIINTPVKERDLLDEQ